Proteins from a genomic interval of Haemophilus parainfluenzae T3T1:
- a CDS encoding transferrin-binding protein-like solute binding protein, producing the protein MSSLNHIFKFGTTALAALVLSACGSSGGGSDDSNVSVPTNKTEQTQPSTTVNNTTQQPSTTANNTTQQSSTTTSTNNQTTPSQSTPAENVAQPSTPNTQSGNTNRALTDKHVGFIIPKKGGTIQTASISGNPNLYVLDVEGKSINIIPAGMGGGKVLKITANNITRIVNGSLYKNVRWGLITEDGLNNYYLVSYGINPTTNMPTSGSATYVGQGVHGYADSGSAIDTYRLSNAKFNVNFADKSFEGSITPDDGKAFGNINAVKLSAKIDGNQFNGKTAEGTEAVGRFYGNNASELAGSYVNEKASYLGVFGAQKQ; encoded by the coding sequence ATGTCTTCTTTAAATCATATTTTTAAATTTGGTACAACAGCATTAGCTGCTTTAGTATTATCTGCGTGTGGTAGCAGCGGCGGTGGTAGTGATGACTCAAATGTTTCAGTTCCAACCAATAAAACTGAGCAAACTCAGCCAAGCACTACTGTCAATAATACGACTCAGCAACCAAGTACTACTGCCAATAATACGACTCAGCAATCAAGTACTACTACGTCTACAAATAATCAGACAACACCAAGCCAATCTACTCCAGCTGAAAATGTAGCTCAACCATCAACCCCTAATACTCAAAGTGGTAATACTAATCGAGCACTCACAGATAAACATGTTGGTTTCATCATACCTAAAAAAGGCGGAACTATTCAAACCGCATCCATTTCTGGCAATCCAAATCTTTATGTGCTAGATGTTGAAGGTAAAAGTATTAATATAATTCCTGCCGGGATGGGGGGTGGAAAGGTTCTCAAAATCACGGCCAACAATATTACCCGCATAGTTAACGGTTCATTATATAAAAATGTACGTTGGGGATTAATTACAGAGGATGGCTTAAATAATTATTACTTAGTCTCTTACGGTATCAATCCTACAACCAACATGCCAACTAGCGGTAGCGCTACCTATGTAGGACAAGGTGTACACGGTTATGCAGATAGTGGTTCAGCTATTGATACGTATCGCTTAAGTAACGCAAAATTTAATGTAAATTTTGCTGATAAATCATTTGAAGGCTCTATTACTCCAGATGATGGAAAAGCATTTGGCAATATCAACGCGGTTAAACTTTCTGCGAAAATTGATGGTAACCAATTTAACGGTAAAACTGCTGAAGGTACAGAAGCTGTCGGTCGTTTCTACGGAAATAACGCTAGTGAGTTAGCTGGTAGCTATGTAAATGAAAAAGCCTCTTACCTTGGGGTATTCGGCGCTCAAAAACAATAA
- a CDS encoding Slam-dependent surface lipoprotein: MLSFNHVFKFGATALAAFVLSACGSSGGGGDNQDSSPVNNNELNQSNTLVNNNVVQQQANKKTGTAFIDDNGSFRRAPINGYNTTSINVEGINLEIGFPDILAGGWAKTTANDRRIDVCCGRYSDIRFGINDSLDDNGKFYLFYNGNPTLNMPTSGSASYSGQSILAIDITESDEDDYHIGNSQFSVDFGNKSLSGSLGINDIQYVNINASISGNSFNGYAKTSLLPSSVANVEGKFYGEQAKQLAGLAEANDNSWAAAFGAQKQ; this comes from the coding sequence ATGCTCTCTTTCAATCATGTTTTTAAATTTGGTGCCACTGCATTAGCCGCTTTCGTATTATCTGCTTGTGGTAGCAGCGGTGGTGGCGGTGATAATCAAGATAGTTCACCCGTAAATAACAATGAATTAAATCAATCAAATACTCTTGTTAATAACAATGTAGTTCAACAACAAGCCAATAAAAAAACAGGTACTGCATTTATTGATGATAATGGTTCCTTTCGTCGTGCACCAATCAATGGCTATAATACAACGAGTATCAATGTTGAGGGAATCAATCTAGAAATTGGATTTCCAGACATTTTAGCGGGGGGGTGGGCTAAGACTACTGCCAATGACCGACGCATAGATGTATGCTGTGGACGTTATTCTGATATTCGTTTCGGTATTAACGATAGCTTAGATGACAATGGCAAATTTTATTTATTCTATAATGGTAACCCAACTCTTAATATGCCAACAAGCGGTAGCGCTTCTTATTCTGGTCAATCTATCCTTGCAATAGATATCACTGAATCGGATGAGGACGACTACCATATTGGTAACTCTCAATTTAGTGTTGATTTTGGTAATAAATCATTAAGTGGTTCATTAGGGATCAACGACATTCAATATGTAAATATTAATGCATCTATTTCAGGGAACAGTTTTAACGGGTATGCAAAAACCTCTTTATTACCATCATCAGTAGCAAATGTAGAGGGTAAATTTTATGGAGAACAAGCAAAACAACTTGCTGGCTTAGCAGAGGCTAATGATAACAGTTGGGCTGCTGCATTCGGTGCTCAAAAACAATAA